The following are from one region of the Sorghum bicolor cultivar BTx623 chromosome 2, Sorghum_bicolor_NCBIv3, whole genome shotgun sequence genome:
- the LOC8055997 gene encoding gamma-glutamyl peptidase 3, with amino-acid sequence MPAMVVEAAAAATTTGGRYALLMAAHDSEYVLKKYGGYLHVFVAAFGDAGETWDLYRAIDGELPAPDEVQCYDGFVISGSPHDAYADDLWILRLCRLVRALHGMRKRVLGVCFGHQVICRALGGRVGKARAGWDVGVREVAIAEAPAPALPPRRFLDALRECDQLPPRAKITEVHQDEVWEVPEGAEVLASSDKTGVEMFCVGEHMLGIQGHPEYTKDILLSLVDRLLAAGSITIPFAEAVKWQVETTAPDREFWLKLCKSFLKAREP; translated from the exons ATGCCAGCCATGGTTGtggaggcagcggcggcggcgacgacgacaggCGGGCGGTACGCGCTGCTGATGGCGGCGCACGACTCGGAGTACGTGCTGAAGAAGTACGGCGGGTACCTCCACGTCTTCGTGGCGGCGTTCGGCGACGCCGGCGAGACGTGGGACCTGTACCGTGCAATCGACGGCGAGCTCCCGGCGCCCGACGAGGTGCAGTGCTACGACGGGTTCGTGATCAGCGGCAGCCCGCACGACGCGTACGCCGACGACCTGTGGATCCTGCGGCTGTGCCGCCTGGTGCGGGCGCTGCACGGCATGCGCAAGCGCGTCCTCGGCGTCTGCTTCGGCCACCAGGTGATCTGCCGCGCGCTCGGGGGTCGCGTCGGCAAGGCCCGCGCCGGGTGGGACGTCGGCGTCAGGGAGGTGGCCATCGCggaggcgccggcgccggcgctgccGCCGCGCAGGTTCCTCGACGCGCTGCGGGAGTGTGACCAGCTGCCGCCCCGCGCCAAGATCACCGAGGTGCATCAGGACGAG GTGTGGGAGGTGCCGGAGGGCGCGGAGGTGCTGGCCTCCTCGGACAAGACCGGCGTCGAGATGTTCTGCGTCGGCGAACACATGCTGGGCATCCAGGGGCACCCGGAGTACACCAAGGACATCCTCCTCAGCCTCGTCGACCGCCTCCTCGCCGCCGGATCCATCACC ATTCCCTTTGCTGAGGCCGTGAAGTGGCAGGTGGAGACCACTGCGCCGGACCGGgagttctggttgaagctcTGCAAGAGCTTCCTCAAGGCTCGTGAACCATAG